The genome window GTGTGGGCCGACCACACCTCCTCGGGAATCGCCGTCCGCAGCATCGGCGCCACGATCAGCTCGGGCGCGTGCCGTCGTACGGCTTCCGCCAACGGGTTGTCCGGCAGGACGAGTTCGACCGCCACGGTGTGGCCGCGGTCGCGCAGCTCGGCGTGGGTGCGCTGGGTGAGGCTGTTGAACGCGCTGGCTAGGAGCAGGATGTGCACGGCTGCCTCCGGGCGGACGAACGGCAGGCAGGGATGACCGCCGACCGAGATCCTCGGCCAGGGTGGTCCGCCGTTCCCGGCGACAGACGGGCCGGGTCATCCGAAAGCGGGCGGTGCTCCGCCGTACGGCCTCATCGGCGGCCCGGCCCCGCCGCTCAGCGTCGTCGCAGGCCGCTCGTGATGCGCTCCCACGCGGTGCGGGTGGCGCCGAAATGGGTCTCGTGGGCCCAGATGTGGGTGCACGAACGGCACTGCAGATGGAGCAGGCTGCCGTGGTTGGCGAGCAGATAACGCCAGTGCTCGGAGCAGGTACGGCCCTGCTCGCAGGTGCCGCATCCGCGCCGGTCGTCGCAGTTCGGGCAGGCCACCCAGGCGCGGCGGCCGATGTCGGCCTGTGGGTCAAGCGGCAGCATGGCCGCCCCCTTGGCGCGGGAGCACACCGGCCGCGACCAGTTCGTCGTACACGCGCCGCTGCTCCGCGTCGAGGCCGGAGTAGAGCAGCCCGTACGCCGCCTCCTCGTCCCGCAGGGCGGCCATGGGGTCCCAGTCGGGGCCGAGGGCGTCCAGGACATGAGCGCGCCGGAGCATTTCGTGCGAGGTCAGGTCGACGACCAGGTCCGTCGTCGGGTCATCCGGTTCGCCGGGAAGGGCGCGGCCATGGTGGGACATGGGACCGAACGTAGGTAAGCCCACTCCGCCCCGGCAAGAGCAGGTGGGGGAAGTCACACCAGGTCAGGGCGCCAGGGGCCGGTCCGGAGGGGGTGGGTCGACGCCTGCCCGCAGGGGCTCACAGGCGGGCGAAGAGGTCGTCCAGCGGGGCGGGCACCTGGTCGGGTGCGAGGGCTTCGACCAGGAGGCGGCCGTAGCGGATCTTGCGGCCCTTCTTCGTGCCGAGGAAGCGCCGCAGCAGCTGATGCCGGGGGCGGCCGTGCTGGGCGGGCTGCCGGACGAAGGTCTGCCAGGGGCGCAGCTCGTCCTCGGCCTCGATGATCTGCTCGACCCGCGCCGGGCCCAGCGCCCGGATCAGTTCGTCCTCCAGGTCCGCCGCGCAGACGAACACGCTCGGGCGGGGTGCGGAGGCCGGGTCGAGACCCCGGTCGAAGAAGGGCTTCTCGCGTTCGTCGCACAGGCCGATCAGGCGCAGGCCGAGGCCGGAGGGTCCGAGGAGTCCCGCGTAGCGGCCGACGCTCATCGCCCCGCCCATCGACATCACGCACACCCCCTCGGCGGCCAGGTCGCGGCCCCGCCTCTCGGCGAGTGCCTCGACGGCCGCGAGGTCGCTGAGCCCTTCCAGCAGGACGGCGGTGTGCACCCCGAGGTGCTCCGCGAGCTCCCTCGCGGGCCCGCCGGAGCCGCCTCCCGCCCAGCCGGTGACCTCGTCCCGGAACATCCGCATGTCGCCCATGCCGGGGAGTCTGCTACGTCTCCCGGCACGGGCGCACGCGATATTCGGCTGCGCGGTCGCGCGCCCGCGCAGCCGACGGGTTCACCGTGGGGCGAGGTGCCGGGTCAGCGGATCTCGGTGACCCGGTGTTCCTTCAGGGAACCGCAGTTGGAGTTCTCCACCGACACGTACACGTTGTCGATGTTGCCGCCCCAGCTCACGCAGTAGCCCTTGCCGTAGACGTAGGCCGGCCCCGCGTACGACGAGTAGCTGTCGGAGTCCCCGGCGTACTCGTCGGTGGCGGGGACGTAGATCCACGTGGACATGGGCTTGAGCGTGCCCGGGTTGGTGCGGATGGTCGCGACGCAGTTCTCGCCGTTCGACGGGTTGTACGTCAGGTAGACCTTGCCCAGCGCACCGATCGGCGCCGAGTTCACGGTCTTGTAGGCGCTGCCGCAGACGCCCTGCGGGGTGACGTTGGGTGCCGCGGACGCGCTCGCGCCGAACGCGGTCGCGGAGCCCACCGCCAGAGCCGTTAAGGCACCGACAACCGCGATCTTACGGATGGTTCGCATATTTCCCCCTTGGGTCATGAGAGCACTTTGCTCCCACTTGATGTGACCCACGGGCGGTACGGATGGTTGTACCGGGTTCGCACCGGACTCCTGGGAACATCGGCCGCCCGGGATTGAGGGGCGAGCAGCCCGACCACCATTTGAACGCGTTCAAATCTATGCCGGGATGGAGTCGTGGCCGTCCGAAGGGAGTCCCATGGGGGCAGGCATGTTCGTCGTTCCACTGCTCGTGCCCTACATCATGCTGATGGTGGCGTTCTGCGTGAAGGTCGCCGAGGCGTCGTCCGCGAACGTCGGCTGGGCGATGGCGGCAGCCTTGATCGTCGCCCCGCTGGCCTTGTGCGTCGCCATGCTGATTCCCTAGACCGCCCGGTGGGGCCGGGGCGCTCCCGGGTGGCCAGCCGTTGACGGAGTACGAGTGGGCGCCGGTTCCGGCCAGCCCGCTGCCGTCGGTGATCAGGTACTCGTCGCGGATCGGGCGGCCGGTGAACCAGGACTCCAGGATCTCGCGGGTGCCGGCCGCGTAGCGGGCCTGCGCGGACAGGGACGAGCCGGAGATGTGGGGGGGGTCATGCCGTGGTGGGGCATGGTCCGCCAGGGGTGGTCGGGCGGGGCGGGCTGGCCGGTACCAGACGTCACCGGCGTAGCCCGCCAACTGCCCTTCGCGCAGGGCGCGTTCGACGGCCCCACGGTCGACGATCTTCGCGCGGGCGGTGTTGATGAGATACGCTCCGCGCTTCATCTCGCCGAGGAGCTTGTCGCCGAACAGGCCCTCGGTCTCGGGGTGCAGGGGCGCGTTGATGGTGACGACGTCGCAGTGCGGAACCATGTCCTCGGCCGACGGGTGGAAGACGAGCCCCAGTTCGCGCTCGGTCTCCTCGGGCAGCCGGTGCCGGTCGGTGTAGTGGAGTCTCACGTCGAAGGGGGCGAGGCGGCTCAGCACGGCGAGGCCGATGCGTCCGGCGGCGACCGTACCGACGCGCATGCCCTCCAGGTCGTACGAACGGGCCACGCGGTCGGCGATGTTCCAGCCGCCGTCCAGCACCACCCGGTACTGCGTTGCCTGCAGATGCCGTTCACCATCCTCGGGGTCGAACGCCCTGGTCAAAGCGAACCTGGCTATGCCGGTATAGCCCACGGCTATCGGCTCTCGGCCATCCCTCCTCGTCCTCCCGTCGCGGGGTGAGGTAGGTGCGCAGGAGTTCGTCCAGGGCCCGGCGTACGTCCGCCTCCCGGGCCACCGCCAGCAGGGCCGCGGCGAGGACCGAGGGCGGGTCGTCGGGGCCGGTGACCAGGCCCACCCGTGG of Streptomyces phaeolivaceus contains these proteins:
- a CDS encoding DUF6400 family protein; amino-acid sequence: MSHHGRALPGEPDDPTTDLVVDLTSHEMLRRAHVLDALGPDWDPMAALRDEEAAYGLLYSGLDAEQRRVYDELVAAGVLPRQGGGHAAA
- a CDS encoding TOPRIM nucleotidyl transferase/hydrolase domain-containing protein translates to MGDMRMFRDEVTGWAGGGSGGPARELAEHLGVHTAVLLEGLSDLAAVEALAERRGRDLAAEGVCVMSMGGAMSVGRYAGLLGPSGLGLRLIGLCDEREKPFFDRGLDPASAPRPSVFVCAADLEDELIRALGPARVEQIIEAEDELRPWQTFVRQPAQHGRPRHQLLRRFLGTKKGRKIRYGRLLVEALAPDQVPAPLDDLFARL
- a CDS encoding spore-associated protein; translated protein: MRTIRKIAVVGALTALAVGSATAFGASASAAPNVTPQGVCGSAYKTVNSAPIGALGKVYLTYNPSNGENCVATIRTNPGTLKPMSTWIYVPATDEYAGDSDSYSSYAGPAYVYGKGYCVSWGGNIDNVYVSVENSNCGSLKEHRVTEIR
- a CDS encoding NAD(P)-dependent oxidoreductase produces the protein MTRAFDPEDGERHLQATQYRVVLDGGWNIADRVARSYDLEGMRVGTVAAGRIGLAVLSRLAPFDVRLHYTDRHRLPEETERELGLVFHPSAEDMVPHCDVVTINAPLHPETEGLFGDKLLGEMKRGAYLINTARAKIVDRGAVERALREGQLAGYAGDVWYRPARPARPPLADHAPPRHDPPHISGSSLSAQARYAAGTREILESWFTGRPIRDEYLITDGSGLAGTGAHSYSVNGWPPGSAPAPPGGLGNQHGDAQGQRGDDQGCRHRPADVRGRRLGDLHAERHHQHDVGHEQWNDEHACPHGTPFGRPRLHPGIDLNAFKWWSGCSPLNPGRPMFPGVRCEPGTTIRTARGSHQVGAKCSHDPRGKYANHP